The Glycine soja cultivar W05 chromosome 19, ASM419377v2, whole genome shotgun sequence genomic sequence ctctatgccaaatttttaaaagatatgctaACAAAGAAGAACCGGTACATCCATAGTGATAGAATTGTGGTAGAAGGCAATTGTAGTGCTGTGATTCAATGCattcttccacctaagcacaaagatcctagAGTTGTCACGATACCGTGTTCCATTGGTGAGGTTACTGTAGgaaaagctctcatagacttaGGAGCTAGTATCAACTTAATGCCTCTCTCCACGTGTCGACgacttggagagatagagataatacCTACACGCATGGCCCTCCAGTTAGCTGATCGCTCCATCGCAAGACcatatggagtgattgaagaaGTTTTGGTGAAGGTGAAACACCTTATATTTCTAGTTGATTTTGTGGTGATAGACATAGAAGAGGATGCTGatattcctctcattcttggccACCCATTCATGTCTACTGCAAGCTGTGTAGTAGATATGGGAAAGAAGATGTTGCAGATGGGCATAGAAGATCAGAAAATCAGCTTTGATCTATTTCATGAAGATAAAGAACCACCTGACCGGAATGTCTATTTTAAAGTTCATGTGATGGAAGAAAGAAGACCTGAGAAGAAGGTCCTTGAAGTGGGAACATAATTCGATCCTGGATAACAGGAAGATGCGTCAAGatagtgacgttaaagaagcgcttactgggaggtaACCCggtttttctttcccttctttatcttcatttttatttcttgcattTAGTTATGAcatcttgcttgtgattgtgattgatTTCAGattgtttagtaatgaacaaaaagggtttttaaattatgtgtgaagagataagtagaaaatgacttagaaaaattttcagattgtttatccgctaagcgcaaaccTTGCGCTAAGCACCATctcttcatgcgctaagccgagcTTGCTCACGCTAAGCGCAAAGACCCCTAATTGATTGGCTGAATGGTTCAGCTAAGTGCACATCGCTACActaagcccaacatcttcattgTAAGTTACACCTTAAGCAGTCGGCTTAGCATggatgatgcgctaagcgccacttcctctctgtgaaaatttattatagttgcGCTAAGCGTACCATCCTGCATTAAGCCCTAGATTCATTCTGTAAGTCGAGCTTTCAAGCTGAGCTTAGCGAGAAAGGATGCGCTAAGCACCaacatcattttgttttgaagtcattggaagtgcgcttAGTGCAGGTAGTGGCGCTAAGCCTGAATCACTCACTGCAAGTTGAAGCTTGATGTATGCTAAGCCTCGCATCTCAGACTAAGCGCATATTGCAGAAAGATTTTTGGTGTTGAAAAAAGCGCTAATCGTCGCTGCCGCGCTAAGCCTAAATTCTTACTGAATTTTACAACctcaagttgggcttagcgcgaggctagGCTAAGCGCTAGTGTTTTAAACTCAAACGTCAAATTGGCACGCTAAGAGCAGTTGTGCGCTAAGCATGCCAtccgaatttcaatttttaaaaagtagaggcagaggcacttggGTTGCTACCTTTGCACCCAAACCTCTACAACCTCTTATCCCTGAGCAttcttttgtttatgttttgtgCTTACTACTCCTCTGCATCCTTTACTTCCTCATACTCTACATTACACATCCAAGTAAGTTTCTGGATTTCCTTTTGCTTTGTATTTAATGCTTCACACCTTAGGATAAAGGATTTATGTTTTCTTAGCTAGTATTGTTGTAGGTTAGGTTACCTAGTTTTAGGGTTATGTATTTTAGGACCTTAGGTAGtttagaagcccattaggggcaatgtggtTAAAAAGGGGTGAAAACCCCTGTGTATCTTTCTAGAATTCGCGATGATCGCGCTAACTGCGCCTACTGCGTTTAGCCTGTTCATCGCAACAGTTAAATTTTTAGGATTTCTGATGATCATGCTAAGTGGACCATGTCGTGCTAAGCACGTTCATCTTGGTTGTTGAACCAAAACGTTGCAGATGCTAAGCGCGCCTGTGCGCTAAGCGTCAATGGTATACTGTGATACCCAGTGTAGTTCAAGCGCTAAGCTCAGCTTGTTGAGCTAAGGGCCACTTAGGTTCTGTTTCTTTACCTTTGTAATAAGGCTAAGCGCTCCTGTGCACTAAGCCTCAGTTTCTTTTTGTTGAGGCTAAGCTAAGCACCGacatgctgcgctaagccccaATCCTCTATTGTTTCTAAAATTGTGGACTTAGGCTAAGCACCTTTGTGCGCTAAGCCTATTTTGCAGAAAATTTTGTGTCTTCGAGGTAAGCGCCAGCTCGCTGCGCTTAGCGCTTGTGTTAATTTCGTAAGGCGCGCTAAGCTCAGCATGCTGCACTAAGCGCCCAACtctgttttcaatttaatttttctattttcttgagAATAAACCTGTACTAATATTTTGtgttttgtcttatattttgcagATGGCTTCTAGGAAAAGAAAGGCACCCTCTACACCTATACACCTACTCAAGTCAGATTTGACAGATCCAGATTCATTTCTCAAGAGGCTTGGGAAAGATACACAGATGTTATTATGCCTCGTAGGCTTTTACCAGAGAGGAAGGTGGTAGTTTACTATACGGAGTTTGATGAGTTCAAGGAGGAACTTGAGAGACGCCATTGGGATGAGGAGTTGACTGACTTTGTGGACGGCAACATTGATGTTGCcattgtgtcataccctaatttcgtccggggattattacttgatgacatgcaacctttggttggcCGCTTTGAGATTcttggcatcctttgttgcataatatgtgaagtcccgagacgtgtcggaaatcaaaaggaagcaggcttacgcgatccgtgaaattccgtaatgtggcagaaatcgaaaagaggtgtttttgcgcacccgtgagcctcgcctcgctcgcccgcaaaagggcatgttgcgacagttggcgactccactgaggacctttttgtgagttaggcctattctaAGGGAATTGTGGAATTATGAAACCTTCTGTGTGCATTTATtaaactgtgtaaaatgtaaataactgctgtctatttcgcattctttacactgcattctaagcacccacgggtttcagtaaaaaaaggggccctatacccgggttcatgggaatttaaggagtggaggtgaatctatcatcatgctaggtctccgacttgcttgataatagtgaaacctcgtctagagctttctctctttataatgtgttgtcgctggtattccataccgccacaatattattatcttgagtgatgatacctctagaaaacagccgtgtgagttatgaattgttggggagtagttattagagacccctagatattgtcctataggttcccaaataggggcaaagagcaaacacgctccgtgccattcgttctcatgcattttttggtaaatagcactagtttatagttatgctagtgatgtttggtttctttagagtaatacgtaacctttttaatactacgttgaggcgccatcatgcccaaaacgtagcattaaaattggatctctgcggtctcgtatgtgtgaattacccctttgtgttgttttctttccgtttcatgcatacgcattgcatcattcatgtcggagtcttgatccaccccttttttaggtaaatgatggggacaaatcaaaacggcaaaaggttttaccaagtcaaggttaaaagtctagatgtcaccagcctcaaggaattgggacgattgatgggacctctccaaaggcaagccttccgcaaagtgtacgggaagattctagatttgaccgcagcgaaggtatttacggaagctgttgtatccctcacccaatactatgaccagccgttgaggtgcttcacgtttggggacttccaaatggtaccgactattgaagagtttgaggaaatactAGGATGCCCTcgtgggggaagaaaaccatatcttttctccgggtttcttccctccttgagcaagattgcagctgtggtcagGGATTtggcaaaagagttggatcgcatgaagcaaactcgcaaCGGCGTAGTAGGCCTGCCacagaaatacttggaaggcaaggcaagggatatggcgagccaagagaagtggggcccgtttgcggatatattagctttgttgatttttgggtttgtcctctttccgaacatggatggtttggtggacttagccgccattgatgctttcctcgcatatcaccatagcaaggagagtccagtggtggctatcttggcagatttgtttgacacctttgaccggaggtgtgagaaaaatagtgcacggattgtctgttgtttacccgctctctgtgtgtggttggtttcacacctattccaacaagacacaagacacccgtgtccgcttcaaagttatcgctcatgcgccgaaaaaggaagagtcgattgggaccaacatttggctgggataggaggcagcacaatcaattggtttcctcgatggaaggaaggcaaggagggagttcttttctcgtgtggggactaccctaatgtttcgttgatagggacgaggggttgtattaactataatcccgcacttgccataagacagctggggtaccccatgaggggagcgccaacagaagaaagtctctcgcctttccttgtgagggatctaggcgcgcaaagtctcaaggtgatacaaagagtccacaaggtgtggagaagtccgttgaggaaagacaaggagcttagagacatccgaaatggcgtcatcggtggttatcatggatggctaagagttcacacgcgagggttagattggctctccaagttgaaagttatcgatgaggagaacttcgaagctccggaggaagatgaagaagtccgagctctaaaattagagctagggaaggcaagactcgccaaggagaagttcaaatcagccgctacacacatccggaaagagtgcaccgagttacaagaggaaaacgcggtcactgcaagagcccttgaacaagaaaccaaaagggaccgcaaggaggaacatggccgagagaaatttcgaggagcattgtggggtagcaacaatgagctcaagctccgaagagaggaaagacaCCGggcacgggtgcatggcatgatcttaaaagaagatttAGCTGCTTGTGCAaggtccaagaggagtttggcccaacacttggaagccacagagcaaagcatgctagctatcatagggcagtacaaggaagagttgaaccagtctg encodes the following:
- the LOC114398659 gene encoding uncharacterized protein LOC114398659, which gives rise to MLTKKNRYIHSDRIVVEGNCSAVIQCILPPKHKDPRVVTIPCSIGEVTVGKALIDLGASINLMPLSTCRRLGEIEIIPTRMALQLADRSIARPYGVIEEVLVKVKHLIFLVDFVVIDIEEDADIPLILGHPFMSTASCVVDMGKKMLQMGIEDQKISFDLFHEDKEPPDRNVYFKVHVMEERRPEKKVLEVGT